A portion of the Cryptomeria japonica chromosome 5, Sugi_1.0, whole genome shotgun sequence genome contains these proteins:
- the LOC131030159 gene encoding uncharacterized protein LOC131030159, whose protein sequence is MTSMLGHLPSTSEVRSLIRSLLRTARRFPDYNIREYIKRRTIEGCKQNRDLSEPDAIGYAFREGKSQLEVASRQAMVYSIYAPNVKSIMEIEPNKSG, encoded by the coding sequence ATGACAAGTATGTTAGGGCATCTGCCATCAACATCAGAGGTTCGATCTTTGATTCGCTCTTTGCTGCGAACTGCTCGCAGGTTTCCAGACTACAATATTCGAGAATACATCAAGAGGCGGACTATTGAAGGGTGTAAACAAAATCGGGATCTTTCTGAACCAGATGCTATTGGTTATGCTTTCAGGGAAGGTAAATCACAACTGGAAGTGGCATCAAGGCAGGCTATGGTGTACTCTATTTACGCTCCCAATGTCAAGAGCATAATGGAGATTGAACCTAATAAATCTGGGTAG